TGGCCGCCCTGGTGCATGGGTCCATCTGCTACCTGTTCGTGCGCTTCTTCGCCTTCCTGCTGCTGTGGTCGTCGCACCTGTTCGTCAAGGCCGGCGTCTTCTACGGCGGCGAGGGGCTGCCCGGCGCCAGCGACCGCATCGACGCGATGTGGCCCAAGCCCACCTTCGACTCGCTGGCGTCACCCGGCATTACCGAGGCGATGAGCTCCATGGAACGCATCGGCGCCTTCCTGGTGTCGGTCTGGGTCTACCTGGTTGTCGCCGGCGTGGTCGCCTTCGTTCTCAGCTACGCCGCCAGCGCCACCACGGTGATCTACTACCTGCTGCGCCGCAAGGTCGACGCGACCGATCTTGACGACGTCTACGTCGAATCCGGCGAAGACGCCGAAGAAGAACTGCCCGCCATCGAGCCGGTCGCCGAAGCCCCCGCCCCCGAGGCCGCGGCTGCCCCCGCAGAAACGCCCCCCCCGCCCGAAGGCCAACCCGCTCCCCCGGAAGAACCCAAGGCGTAGGGAGAAAATCCAAAATCCCAAGCACGAAATCCGAAACAAAAAGCAAGTAAGCAAAACAACAAAAAGCCCCACCGGAAACGGCGGGGCTTTTTCGTGGCGCATGCCCCGCTTCGCACCCCGTCGCCCCAAGGCGACCCTGGAGTGCGGCGGCACCGACGCCGCCCTGGATGTTCCTCAAGACCGGTCCACCGCATTAGAACCGGACCTCTGCGGCTTAGCGCCGGGTGGCATGGCGACACGCGTTTCTGTTTCTCGCGGGTCGCCATGAGAACGCCCCCATGTTCGTCTTCGGTCAATAGTCAAGAAATGGCCACAGAGGCACAGAGAACACAGAGAGCAAAGAAGTAGAACAAAGAAGTTCTTCTCTGTGTTCTCTGTGCCTCTGTGGCCCAACGTTGCTGCGTTGCCCATGGCGACCCCGAAGAAGCTGGTGTCGCCATGCCACACGGGATGCTTACTTCGCAGCCGCCGCAGCTGGGGCCATGATCAGCTTGAGCAGTCTGCCGTCGCCGGGGCGGAGGTTGACGCTGACCTGGCGGGCGCCCTTGGTGATCTTGCCATCGGGCTCGATGATCTCGACGCCCTGCACCATCGGCCCGAAGGTGACTTTCAGGTCGCGGGGGGCGAGCTTGGCCTCGTCGGTCAGTACGTCGGTCTGGCAGTTGACGAGCATGACGTAGTGCGGGGTGTTGGCGCCGCTCTTGAAGTCAGCCTCTTTGACCAGCACGCCGGCCAGGGCGGCCTCGTCCATCTTCTCGATCAGCTTGCCTTCGCCGCAGGGCAGCGAACCTGCCGGGGCCTTGCCCTTGACCGGCGTTTCCTGGTTGGTGGCGTACACGCCGATGCTGCGGTGCCCCAGCACGCGCGGGCCGATGGCGTTCTTCAGCATGGCGTTGACCTCGGCGGCGGCCTTGTAGCTCGTGCCGTCCGGTTGCCAGCTCTTGCGGGCCGTCGAGACGCCAAACCACATCACGCCCTGGGCGCCGTAGGCCACCGGGGCCAGCGCCTGAAAGCGGATTTCCGACGCCCCGTGCGCGTTGCCCTGCTCCTCTTCGCCGCGCCCTTTCGAGACGCCCACCGCCGGAATCATCGGCCAGAATGCGAAGTTCGCCTCGTTGGAGACCTTGCGGCCGAACTCCAGATGCTTGCAGTACCCCGCCCGCTTCTCGTGAGCCCAGCCCTTGTTGTCGTAGCCGAACCCATCGTGCTTGATGCGCCCGAAACATTCGTCCGACATGATCGTGATGCCTGCTTTGACGTGGGCGGGCACATCCCAGATAAAAGCCACGTAAGGCATCATGCCGGCCTTGAGGTCTTCGACTTCCTTCACCTTGGCGGCGAGCTTGGCCGGCAGCGGATGCTTGCCGTACTTGCTGCCGACATGATAGCCGACCACTGCGGGGCTCTTACCGTACTTCTCCTGCACGTAGGGGATGTCGAGGCCGACCTCGACCGGGTGCGTGCGCTTCTCGCCCCAGACATCGCGCTCGTGCAGTTTGTCGTCGACCATCGTGCTGACGAGCACCTTGACCTTGGTCTTCTCGTAAAACGGCACCATGTAGGCCGTCTCGAGGACCACGCTGAAGTTGGCCGCTTCCATATTCTTGGCGTACTGCTCGGTGTAATCGGTGCCCAGGTAATTGTGGAAGCACCAGGCGCCCACCACGAACTCCTTGAAATTGTACTTCTTCATGCACTCCAGGGGCACGTTGAATGGATCATCCTGAGCAAATGCCGCCGTCGAACACGCCAACACAGCCGCCAGAACGAGAATGGTTGTCTTCATAAGAGGTCCTTTCGTCTGCGATTCATAACCCGCCAGGATGGGCGTCGGTTCTGCACTTTGTGCCGCCGCTGATCGCCCCATGCAAGGAGCCGCCTCTAACCGCTGATTTTCACAATTTCACTTGACCGGCGGAGGCAGGATGCATAAGCTTCCTAGATAGTATTAGTTCCTAACTGAGCGAGTGGTCCTCATGGCGATTTCACAGGCAGAACTCCATCGGCGGCTGGGCAGGTTTATCGAGGCCTCCAGACGCATCGGCCTGAGGATCACCCACCAACGGGCCGAGATCTTCCGGGAGGCGGCCGCAAGCGACGAGCACCCCGACGCCGAGACGATCTACCAGCGGGTCTGCAAGCGCGTGACCGGCGTCTCGCGCGATACCGTGTACCGCACGCTGGCCATGCTGGAAGACAACGGCCTGCTTCGCAAGACCGAGGTCCTCGGCGGCCCGGCGCGATACGACGCCAACCTGGACCGGCACCACCACTTTGTCTGCGCCGTCTGCGGAACAGTCAAAGACTTCCGCAGCGACGCACTGGACGATCTGCCGATCCCGGACTCGGTCAAGGCGATCGGACGGATCGAGGCCGCCCAGGTGCATGTGCGTGGCGTGTGCGCGGCCTGCATGCGCAAGAAGGTCAAACGACGATAAGTCTCGGGACTTCGTCTGGGCGACACAGACCGGAATTGTTTGGACACGAAAGAACAGGAGATGCGACATGGCTGACACGAATGGCAAGTGCCCGGTCACAGGGATGACTCACCAGCACGCACCCGGCAAAGGCACGTCCAACCGGGACTGGTGGCCCAACCAGGTGAACCTCAGGGTCCTCCACCAGCACTCGGCGTTGGGCAATCCGATGGGCGAGGATTTCAACTACGCCCATGAGTTCAAGACGCTGGACCTCAAGGCCGTCAAGCAGGACCTCTACGCGCTGATGACCGACTCGCAGGCCTGGTGGCCGGCCGACTGGGGGCATTATGGTCCGTTCTTCATCCGGATGGCCTGGCACAGCGCCGGCACCTATCGCATGGGCGACGGGCGCGGGGGCGCGGGGTCCGGCGCCCAACGGCTGGCGCCGCTCAACAGTTGGCCCGACAACGTGAACCTCGACAAGGCGCGACGCCTGCTCTGGCCGATCAAGCAGAAGTACGGTCGCAAACTCTCCTGGGCCGACCTCCTGATCCTCGCCGGCAACTGTGCGCTGGAGTCCATGGGGTTCAAGACGTTCGGGTTCGGCGGCGGACGCGCCGACATCTGGGAGCCGCAGGAGGATATCTACTGGGGCTCCGAAGACAAGTGGCTCGGCGACAACCGCTACAGCGGCCAGCGGCAGCTCGACAATCCCCTGGCCGCCGTGCAGATGGGCCTGATCTACGTCAACCCCGAAGGTCCCAACGGCAATCCCGATCCGGTGGCCTCCGGGCGCGACGTGCGAGAGACCTTTGCGCGCATGGCGATGAACGACGAAGAAACCGTCGCGCTGGTCGCCGGCGGGCACACCTTCGGCAAGTGCCACGGCGCAGGTCCCGCCACGCATGTGGGGCCCGAGCCTGAGGCCGCACCCATCGAGCAACAGGGGCTGGGCTGGAAGAGCAGCTTCGGCAGCGGCAAGGGCGGCGACACGATCGGCAGCGGCATCGAGGGCGCCTGGAAGCCCAACCCGACCCAGTGGGACTCGGGCTATCTCAACGTGCTCTTCAAGTACGAGTGGGAACTGGTCAAGAGCCCGGCCGGCGCGAACCAGTGGCTGGCCAAAGATGTCGCCGAAGAGGACATGATCGTGGACGCTCACGACCCGTCAAAGAAGAACCGGCCGATGATGACCACGGCGGACCTGTCGCTTCGCTTCGACCCGATCTATGGGCCCATCGCGCGGCGCTTCCAGCAGAACCCCGCCGAGTTCGCCGACGCCTTCGCCCGCGCGTGGTTCAAGCTGACCCACCGCGACATGGGCCCACGCTCGCGCTATCTCGGGCCGGAAGTGCCGGCCGAAGACCTGATCTGGCAGGATCCGCTGCCGGCCGTCGACTATACGTTGATCGACGAGCGGGACATCGCCGACCTCAAGGGCAAGATCATGGCGTCGGGTCTGTCGATCGGCGAACTGGTCGCCACCGCCTGGGCGTCGGCGTCTACCTTCCGCGGCTCGGACAATCGCGGCGGCGCCAACGGGGCACGCATCCGCCTGGCGCCGCAGAAGGACTGGCCCGTCAACCAGCCCGCCCAACTGGCCAAGGTCCTGCAGACCCTTGAGGGCATCCAGAAGGCGTTCAACGACGCGCAGCGCGGCGGCAAGAAGGTCTCGCTGGCGGATCTGATCGTGCTGGGCGGCTGCGCGGCTGTCGAAGCGGCGGCGACCAAGGCCGGCCACGGCGTGACGGTCCCCTTCATTCCGGGGCGCACCGACGCCTCGCAGGCGCAGACCGATGCGGATTCGTTCTCCGTGCTCGAGCCGGTCGCAGACGGGTTCCGCAACTTTCTCAAGGCCCGGTTCTCCGTCTCGGCTGAGGAACTGCTGGTGGATCGTGCGCAGTTGCTGACGCTGACGGCCCCGGAGATGACGGTCCTGATCGGCGGGCTGCGGGTCCTGGGCGCCAACTTCGGCCAGGCTCCACACGGCGTCTTCACCAAGCGGCCCGCGGCGCTGACGAACGACTTCTTCGTGAACCTGCTCGACATGGGGACGGCGTGGAAGCCGGCGACGCAAGACGGCGACGTGTTCGAGGGCCGCGACCGCGCGACGGGCGAACTGAAATGGACCGGCACGCGAGTCGATCTGATCTTCGGTTCGAACTCGCAGCTTCGGGCCATCGCCGAAGTCTACGCCTGTGCCGACTCGCAGCGAAAGTTCGTGCAGGATTTCGTGGCGGCATGGAACAAAGTCATGAACCTGGACCGGTTCGACCTGCCTACGGATGCGGCGTGATGGCGATGATCGTGATCTGACCTTTGTCAGGCCCGTAACACCAGAAGATTCGGTACGCGCCGCTCGTGCGGTTCTGGGCATAGGCCTCGAACACCTTATCGCCCGCGCGGTACGGGTGCGAGAGACACTCGTAAGCGTGTGTGGCCAGCCCGGGATGGCGCGGGTTGCTCGCCAGCAGTTGCAGCGTCTTGACCACCTGTTTGAACAGGCCTTCCTGTTTAGATGACTTGCCCCGCCCGCTCTTGCGGCGGCTGCGCACAACTTTCTGCGCCTGATCCTGCAAAGCATTGAACTGCGACAGCGCCTGGGGCGTCCAGCGAAGGACGAACACTAGCGCCCCTCGTCGTCATCGGACGCAAGCTTGCCGATATCCGGCCCTTTGACCAGTTCGCCAGCCTTGGCCTGCTCCAGCCCCTTTAGCACAGCCGCGATCGCCTCGGGGTTCTCATGCAGCCACGCCTCACGGTCCGGCACCGCCTGCGCCAACGTCACCTGCACAGTCCCGGCCGCCAGTTCCTTGACGATCACCAGCCGATTGGCAAACTCCTTGCCCAACGTCAGCCGCCCGCGTCTGTCGACTGTCTTGGCCACCATAGTCGCACCATCCTTCCACAGACAGTATAGCCCATAGTGGGTATTGGGGCAAAAGGGAATATGGGACTAAGGGCACGGAGGGGGATAGATGGATGGATGGATGGATGGATGGATGGATGGCCAAAAACTGCCTGGGGCATTTCTGCGGCCTGAAGGGCCGCCGGCAAGTCAGCCCAAGGCAGAGTCCGCAGCGAGCGAAGCGAGTCGAAGGACGCCGCCCTGGGTAAAGACGGTTTCGGTGTTGAAGCTCTGTAAGAGCTTGAAACCTGATGTGCCCCTTACCCAGGCCGCCGGTCGTCGGCGACCCTTCGGCTCGCCGCCGCCCTCTGGCCTGGGCTGACTTGCCAGCGGTCTTACAGGCCGCGAGAATCGCCCTGGCCGAAATCGGGAACTGTTTTGTCAGTCGCTCGTCATAGGCTTAGAATCACCAAACGAGGAGATGCCCGATGCTAAGCATGATGCTTGCGATCATCCTTTCGGCGGGGAAGGGGGCTGCGGCCGAGGGGAATCTGCCGATGCCGGACCTGAAGCAAGCCATGGCCGACGCCGCCGGGGCGGCATTAGTGGAAGTCGTTTCCACCAGGGAGACTGACCAGAGGCCCGTGGACGGCAATCTATTCGTGCAGGCGGAGTTGAAGATTCTCAAGAGTTCAGGCCTGACCTTGCGCACGCTGACGGTCGTGAAGAAACACGGCGGAATGCGCCCGCCGCCCGGGGCCGTGAAACTTCCG
This region of Planctomycetaceae bacterium genomic DNA includes:
- a CDS encoding transcriptional repressor translates to MAISQAELHRRLGRFIEASRRIGLRITHQRAEIFREAAASDEHPDAETIYQRVCKRVTGVSRDTVYRTLAMLEDNGLLRKTEVLGGPARYDANLDRHHHFVCAVCGTVKDFRSDALDDLPIPDSVKAIGRIEAAQVHVRGVCAACMRKKVKRR
- the katG gene encoding catalase/peroxidase HPI — protein: MADTNGKCPVTGMTHQHAPGKGTSNRDWWPNQVNLRVLHQHSALGNPMGEDFNYAHEFKTLDLKAVKQDLYALMTDSQAWWPADWGHYGPFFIRMAWHSAGTYRMGDGRGGAGSGAQRLAPLNSWPDNVNLDKARRLLWPIKQKYGRKLSWADLLILAGNCALESMGFKTFGFGGGRADIWEPQEDIYWGSEDKWLGDNRYSGQRQLDNPLAAVQMGLIYVNPEGPNGNPDPVASGRDVRETFARMAMNDEETVALVAGGHTFGKCHGAGPATHVGPEPEAAPIEQQGLGWKSSFGSGKGGDTIGSGIEGAWKPNPTQWDSGYLNVLFKYEWELVKSPAGANQWLAKDVAEEDMIVDAHDPSKKNRPMMTTADLSLRFDPIYGPIARRFQQNPAEFADAFARAWFKLTHRDMGPRSRYLGPEVPAEDLIWQDPLPAVDYTLIDERDIADLKGKIMASGLSIGELVATAWASASTFRGSDNRGGANGARIRLAPQKDWPVNQPAQLAKVLQTLEGIQKAFNDAQRGGKKVSLADLIVLGGCAAVEAAATKAGHGVTVPFIPGRTDASQAQTDADSFSVLEPVADGFRNFLKARFSVSAEELLVDRAQLLTLTAPEMTVLIGGLRVLGANFGQAPHGVFTKRPAALTNDFFVNLLDMGTAWKPATQDGDVFEGRDRATGELKWTGTRVDLIFGSNSQLRAIAEVYACADSQRKFVQDFVAAWNKVMNLDRFDLPTDAA